Proteins co-encoded in one Astyanax mexicanus isolate ESR-SI-001 chromosome 1, AstMex3_surface, whole genome shotgun sequence genomic window:
- the LOC111191323 gene encoding gamma-crystallin M2-like, giving the protein MNGRIMFYEDRNFMGRSWECSGDCADMSSYMNRCHSFRVMSGCWMFYDQPNYMGHQYCFRRGEYGDYMSMWGCNNWVRSCRMIPWYNGSYRMRMYERDNYMGQMMEMTGDCDNFMNRYNWSHGCMSCHVMDGHWMMYEHPNYMGRMWYFGPGHYRNFSNWGNMRFMSMRRVMSDWY; this is encoded by the exons ATGAACGGAAGG ATTATGTTCTACGAGGACAGGAACTTCATGGGACGTTCCTGGGAGTGCAGTGGAGACTGCGCCGACATGTCCTCCTACATGAACCGCTGCCACTCCTTCAGGGTGATGAGCGGCTGCTGGATGTTCTACGACCAGCCCAACTACATGGGTCACCAGTACTGCTTCAGGAGGGGCGAGTACGGTGACTACATGAGCATGTGGGGATGTAACAACTGGGTCAGGTCTTGCCGTATGATCCCCTGG TACAACGGATCCTACAGGATGAGGATGTACGAGAGGGATAACTACATGGGCCAGATGATGGAGATGACCGGTGACTGTGACAACTTCATGAACCGCTACAACTGGTCCCATGGCTGCATGTCCTGCCACGTGATGGACGGCCACTGGATGATGTACGAGCATCCCAACTACATGGGCAGGATGTGGTACTTCGGACCCGGACACTACAGGAACTTCAGCAACTGGGGCAACATGAGGTTCATGAGTATGAGGCGCGTCATGAGCGACTGGTACTAA
- the LOC111191317 gene encoding gamma-crystallin M2-like — protein sequence MNGRIMFYEDRNFMGRSWECSSDCADMSSYMNRCHSFRVMSGCWMFYDQPNYMGHQYCFRRGEYSDYMSMWGSSNWVRSCRMVPWYNGSYRMRVYERDNYMGQMMEMSDDCDNFMNHYHWSHGWQSCHVMDGHWLFYDQPNYMGRMWYFGPGHYRNFRNWGNMRFMSMRRIMSDWY from the exons ATGAACGGAAGG ATTATGTTCTACGAGGACAGGAACTTCATGGGACGTTCCTGGGAGTGCAGCAGCGACTGCGCCGACATGTCCTCCTACATGAACCGCTGCCACTCCTTCAGGGTGATGAGCGGCTGCTGGATGTTCTACGACCAGCCCAACTACATGGGTCACCAGTACTGCTTCAGGAGGGGAGAGTACTCTGACTACATGAGCATGTGGGGATCCAGCAACTGGGTCAGGTCTTGCCGTATGGTTCCCTGG TACAACGGATCCTACAGAATGAGGGTCTACGAGAGGGATAACTACATGGGCCAGATGATGGAGATGAGCGACGATTGTGACAACTTCATGAACCATTACCACTGGTCCCATGGCTGGCAGTCCTGCCACGTGATGGACGGCCACTGGCTCTTCTACGACCAGCCCAACTACATGGGCAGGATGTGGTACTTCGGACCCGGACACTACAGGAACTTCAGGAACTGGGGCAACATGAGGTTCATGAGTATGAGGCGCATCATGAGCGACTGGTACTAA
- the LOC111189811 gene encoding gamma-crystallin M2-like isoform X3 — protein sequence MNGRIMFYEDRNFMGRSWECSGDCADMSSYMNRCHSFRVMSGCWMFYDQPNYMGHQYCFRRGEYGDYMSMWGCNNWVRSCRMIPRYNGSYRMRMYERDNYMGQMMEMTGDCDNFMNRYNWSHGCMSCHVMDGHWMMYEHPNYMGRMWYFGPGHYRNFSNWGNMRFMSMRRVMSDWY from the exons ATGAACGGAAGG ATTATGTTCTACGAGGACAGGAACTTCATGGGACGTTCCTGGGAGTGCAGTGGAGACTGCGCTGACATGTCCTCCTACATGAACCGCTGCCACTCCTTCAGGGTGATGAGCGGCTGCTGGATGTTCTACGACCAGCCCAACTACATGGGTCACCAGTACTGCTTCAGGAGGGGCGAGTACGGTGACTACATGAGCATGTGGGGATGTAACAACTGGGTCAGGTCCTGCCGCATGATCCCCAGG TACAACGGTTCCTACAGGATGAGGATGTACGAGAGGGATAACTACATGGGCCAGATGATGGAGATGACTGGTGACTGTGACAACTTCATGAACCGCTACAACTGGTCCCATGGCTGCATGTCCTGCCACGTGATGGACGGCCACTGGATGATGTACGAGCATCCTAACTACATGGGCAGGATGTGGTACTTCGGACCCGGACACTACAGGAACTTCAGCAACTGGGGCAACATGAGGTTCATGAGTATGAGGCGCGTCATGAGCGACTGGTACTAA
- the LOC111189811 gene encoding gamma-crystallin M2-like isoform X2, with translation MNGRIMFYEDRNFMGRSWECSGDCADMSSYMNRCHSFRVMSGCWMFYDQPNYMGHQYCFRRGEYGDYMSMWGCNNWVRSCRMIPRYNGSYRMRMYERDNYMGQMMEMTGDCDNFMNRYNWSHGCMSCHVMDGHWMMYEHPNYMGRMWYFGPGHYRNFSNWGNMRFMSMRRVMSDWY, from the exons ATTATGTTCTACGAGGACAGGAACTTCATGGGACGTTCCTGGGAGTGCAGTGGAGACTGCGCTGACATGTCCTCCTACATGAACCGCTGCCACTCCTTCAGGGTGATGAGCGGCTGCTGGATGTTCTACGACCAGCCCAACTACATGGGTCACCAGTACTGCTTCAGGAGGGGCGAGTACGGTGACTACATGAGCATGTGGGGATGTAACAACTGGGTCAGGTCCTGCCGCATGATCCCCAGG TACAACGGTTCCTACAGGATGAGGATGTACGAGAGGGATAACTACATGGGCCAGATGATGGAGATGACTGGTGACTGTGACAACTTCATGAACCGCTACAACTGGTCCCATGGCTGCATGTCCTGCCACGTGATGGACGGCCACTGGATGATGTACGAGCATCCTAACTACATGGGCAGGATGTGGTACTTCGGACCCGGACACTACAGGAACTTCAGCAACTGGGGCAACATGAGGTTCATGAGTATGAGGCGCGTCATGAGCGACTGGTACTAA
- the LOC103041875 gene encoding gamma-crystallin M2-like, which produces MNGKIVFYEDRNFMGRSWECNGDCSDMSSYMDRCHSFRVMSGCWMFYDQCNYMGHQYCFRRGEYGDYMSMWGCNNWVRSCRMIPWYSGSYRMRMYERDNYMGQMMEMTGDCDNFMNRYNWSHGCMSCHVMDGHWMMYEHPNYMGKMWYFGPGHYRNFSNWGNMRFMSMRRVMSDWY; this is translated from the exons ATGAACGGCAAG ATCGTCTTTTACGAGGACAGGAACTTCATGGGACGTTCCTGGGAGTGCAATGGAGACTGCTCCGACATGTCCTCCTACATGGATCGCTGCCACTCCTTCAGGGTGATGAGCGGCTGCTGGATGTTCTACGATCAGTGCAACTACATGGGTCATCAGTACTGCTTCAGGAGGGGCGAGTACGGTGACTACATGAGTATGTGGGGATGTAACAACTGGGTCAGGTCTTGCCGCATGATCCCCTGG TACAGTGGATCCTACAGGATGAGGATGTACGAGAGGGATAACTACATGGGTCAGATGATGGAAATGACCGGCGACTGTGATAACTTCATGAACCGCTACAACTGGTCCCATGGCTGCATGTCCTGCCACGTGATGGACGGACACTGGATGATGTACGAGCATCCTAACTACATGGGCAAGATGTGGTACTTCGGACCTGGACACTACAGGAACTTCAGCAACTGGGGCAACATGAGGTTCATGAGTATGAGGCGCGTCATGAGCGACTGGTACTAA
- the LOC111191312 gene encoding gamma-crystallin M2-like isoform X2 — MNGRIMFYEDRNFMGRSWECSSDCADMSSYMNRCHSFRVMSGCWMFYDQPNYMGHQYCFRRGEYSDYMSMWGSSNWVRSCRMVPWYNGQYRMRVYERDNYMGQMMEMSDDCDNFMNRYHWSHGWQSCHVMDGHWLFYDQPNYMGRMWYFGPGHYRNFSNWGNMRFMSMRRIMSDWY, encoded by the exons ATGAACGGAAGG ATTATGTTCTACGAGGACAGGAACTTCATGGGACGTTCCTGGGAGTGCAGCAGCGACTGCGCCGACATGTCCTCCTACATGAACCGCTGCCACTCCTTCAGGGTGATGAGCGGCTGCTGGATGTTCTACGACCAGCCCAACTACATGGGTCACCAGTACTGCTTCAGGAGGGGAGAGTACTCTGACTACATGAGCATGTGGGGATCCAGCAACTGGGTCAGGTCTTGCCGTATGGTCCCTTGG TACAACGGACAGTACAGAATGAGGGTCTATGAGAGGGATAACTACATGGGCCAGATGATGGAGATGAGTGACGATTGTGACAACTTCATGAACCGCTACCACTGGTCCCATGGCTGGCAGTCCTGCCACGTGATGGACGGCCACTGGCTCTTCTACGACCAGCCCAACTACATGGGCAGGATGTGGTACTTCGGACCCGGACACTACAGGAACTTCAGTAACTGGGGCAACATGAGGTTCATGAGTATGAGGCGCATCATGAGCGACTGGTACTAA
- the LOC111191312 gene encoding gamma-crystallin M2-like isoform X1 produces MNGRIMFYEDRNFMGRSWECSSDCADMSSYMNRCHSFRVMSGCWMFYDQPNYMGHQYCFRRGEYSDYMSMWGSSNWVRSCRMVPWYNGQYRMRVYERDNYMGQMMEMSDDCDNFMNRYHWSHGWQSCHVMDGHWLFYDQPNYMGRMWYFGPGHYRNFSNWGNMRFMSMRRIMSDWY; encoded by the exons ATTATGTTCTACGAGGACAGGAACTTCATGGGACGTTCCTGGGAGTGCAGCAGCGACTGCGCCGACATGTCCTCCTACATGAACCGCTGCCACTCCTTCAGGGTGATGAGCGGCTGCTGGATGTTCTACGACCAGCCCAACTACATGGGTCACCAGTACTGCTTCAGGAGGGGAGAGTACTCTGACTACATGAGCATGTGGGGATCCAGCAACTGGGTCAGGTCTTGCCGTATGGTCCCTTGG TACAACGGACAGTACAGAATGAGGGTCTATGAGAGGGATAACTACATGGGCCAGATGATGGAGATGAGTGACGATTGTGACAACTTCATGAACCGCTACCACTGGTCCCATGGCTGGCAGTCCTGCCACGTGATGGACGGCCACTGGCTCTTCTACGACCAGCCCAACTACATGGGCAGGATGTGGTACTTCGGACCCGGACACTACAGGAACTTCAGTAACTGGGGCAACATGAGGTTCATGAGTATGAGGCGCATCATGAGCGACTGGTACTAA
- the LOC111191315 gene encoding gamma-crystallin M2-like isoform X5 — MNGKIVFYEDRNFMGRSWECSGDCADMSSYMGRCHSFRVMSGCWMFYDQCNYMGHQYCFRRGEYGDYMNMWGCNNWVRSCRMIPWYSGSYRMRMYERDNYMGQMMEMTGDCDNFMNRYNWSHGCMSCHVMDGHWMMYEHPNYMGRMWYFGPGHYRNFRNWGNMRFMSMRRVMSDWY; from the exons ATGAACGGAAAG ATCGTCTTTTACGAGGACAGGAACTTCATGGGACGTTCCTGGGAGTGCAGTGGAGACTGCGCCGACATGTCCTCCTACATGGGTCGCTGCCACTCCTTCAGGGTGATGAGCGGCTGCTGGATGTTCTACGATCAGTGCAACTACATGGGACACCAGTACTGCTTCAGGAGGGGCGAGTATGGTGACTACATGAACATGTGGGGATGCAACAACTGGGTCAGGTCTTGCCGTATGATCCCCTGG TACAGTGGATCCTACAGGATGAGGATGTACGAGAGGGATAACTACATGGGCCAGATGATGGAGATGACAGGTGACTGCGACAACTTCATGAACCGCTACAACTGGTCCCATGGCTGCATGTCCTGCCACGTGATGGACGGCCACTGGATGATGTACGAGCATCCCAACTACATGGGCAGGATGTGGTACTTCGGACCCGGACACTACAGGAACTTCAGGAATTGGGGCAACATGAGGTTCATGAGTATGAGGCGCGTCATGAGTGACTGGTACTAA
- the LOC111191315 gene encoding gamma-crystallin M2-like isoform X1, with protein MNGKIVFYEDRNFMGRSWECNGDCSDMSSYMNRCHSFRVMSGCWMFYDQCNYMGHQYCFRRGEYGDYMSMWGCNNWVRSCRMIPSYSGSYRMRMYDRDNYMGQMMEMTGDCDNFMSHYNWSNGCQSCHVMDGHWMMYEHPNYMGRMWYFGPGHYRSFRNWGNMRFMSMRRVMSDWY; from the exons ATGAACGGAAAG ATCGTCTTTTACGAGGACAGGAACTTCATGGGACGTTCCTGGGAGTGCAATGGAGACTGCTCCGACATGTCCTCCTACATGAACCGCTGCCACTCCTTCAGGGTGATGAGCGGCTGCTGGATGTTCTACGATCAGTGCAACTACATGGGACACCAGTACTGCTTCAGGAGGGGCGAGTACGGTGACTACATGAGCATGTGGGGATGTAACAACTGGGTCAGGTCTTGCCGTATGATCCCCTCG TACAGTGGATCCTACAGGATGAGGATGTACGATAGAGATAACTACATGGGCCAGATGATGGAGATGACCGGCGACTGTGATAACTTTATGAGCCACTACAACTGGTCCAACGGCTGCCAGTCCTGCCACGTGATGGACGGCCACTGGATGATGTACGAGCATCCCAACTACATGGGCAGGATGTGGTACTTCGGACCCGGACACTACAGGAGCTTCAGGAACTGGGGCAACATGAGGTTCATGAGTATGAGGCGTGTCATGAGTGACTGGTACTAA